One window of Novosphingobium sp. 9U genomic DNA carries:
- the pgl gene encoding 6-phosphogluconolactonase — protein sequence MSEEVEWWEYDDAAEMASAVAGDIGFIIESALDARGAAVIALAGGETPLPIYEKLAAAKLDWKRVTIIPGDERIVPLGDPLSNVTVLAKHFLPKGARVMPIVPNALPDYKAAGGSADALMQDLHWPLDLCLLGVGSDGHTASIFPGPDYDEALSGPKERRALGVMPDPLPADAPVPRVTLSLAAITTARALMIAVTGQDKRKVIETAIKQGKSSAFPIGRVLASTELPVDIHWAPK from the coding sequence GTGAGCGAGGAAGTCGAATGGTGGGAATACGATGACGCAGCCGAGATGGCGTCGGCCGTCGCGGGCGATATCGGCTTCATCATCGAAAGCGCGCTCGATGCCCGCGGTGCCGCGGTAATCGCGCTAGCCGGCGGCGAGACGCCGTTGCCGATCTACGAGAAGCTGGCGGCCGCCAAGCTCGACTGGAAGCGCGTCACCATCATTCCGGGGGACGAGCGCATCGTGCCGCTCGGCGATCCGCTGAGCAACGTAACGGTCTTGGCCAAGCACTTTCTGCCCAAGGGCGCGCGCGTGATGCCGATCGTTCCCAACGCGCTGCCGGATTACAAGGCGGCCGGGGGCTCTGCGGATGCGCTGATGCAGGACCTGCACTGGCCGCTAGACTTGTGCCTGCTGGGCGTGGGCAGCGATGGGCACACGGCGTCGATCTTTCCCGGGCCCGATTACGACGAAGCGCTGTCCGGACCGAAGGAGCGCCGTGCGCTCGGCGTCATGCCCGATCCGCTGCCGGCCGACGCGCCGGTGCCGCGCGTTACCCTCAGCCTTGCGGCGATCACCACGGCGCGAGCGCTGATGATCGCGGTGACGGGCCAGGACAAGCGCAAGGTGATCGAAACCGCCATCAAGCAGGGCAAGTCCTCGGCCTTCCCGATCGGCCGCGTGCTGGCGAGCACCGAACTGCCGGTGGACATCCACTGGGCGCCGAAGTGA
- a CDS encoding SDR family oxidoreductase, producing the protein MSFTLDQFRLEGKVAVVTGAGGRGNSIGRAYAMGLANAGAAIVVADLNREGAQAVADEIVAAGGKAVSAQVDVADEASTLAMAAAADDAFGGVDILINNAALMVDVSYDNCETISLDAWNRAFAVNVNGALLCSRAVLPSMRARGGGRIINQSSGGAFPAQGLYGVTKLALVGLTTTLAKQFGKDGVTVNAIAPGNVMSDAGKLLVPDDSPFIKFLDMTVALRSRGEPDELVGTALLLCSAAGAWITGQTIHVDGGWVLRP; encoded by the coding sequence ATGAGCTTCACCCTCGACCAGTTCCGCCTGGAGGGCAAAGTTGCGGTGGTTACCGGCGCGGGCGGGCGCGGCAACTCGATCGGCCGTGCTTACGCCATGGGCCTCGCCAATGCCGGCGCTGCGATCGTGGTGGCCGACCTCAATCGCGAGGGCGCCCAGGCCGTTGCCGACGAAATCGTGGCGGCGGGCGGCAAGGCCGTGTCCGCGCAAGTCGATGTCGCGGACGAGGCATCCACGCTGGCGATGGCGGCTGCGGCCGATGACGCGTTCGGTGGTGTCGACATCCTGATCAACAACGCGGCGCTGATGGTGGACGTGAGCTACGACAATTGCGAGACGATCAGCCTCGATGCATGGAACCGCGCGTTCGCCGTCAACGTCAACGGCGCGCTGCTCTGTTCGCGCGCGGTGCTGCCATCGATGCGCGCACGCGGTGGCGGGCGGATCATCAACCAGTCCTCGGGGGGAGCCTTTCCCGCACAAGGCCTCTACGGCGTGACCAAGCTGGCCTTGGTCGGGCTGACCACGACGCTCGCCAAGCAGTTCGGCAAGGATGGCGTCACCGTCAACGCCATCGCTCCCGGCAACGTCATGTCGGACGCCGGCAAACTGCTGGTGCCGGACGATTCTCCGTTCATCAAGTTCCTCGACATGACCGTGGCGCTGCGCTCGCGTGGGGAGCCGGACGAACTGGTCGGCACCGCGTTACTGCTCTGCTCGGCGGCCGGCGCCTGGATCACCGGCCAGACCATCCACGTCGACGGCGGCTGGGTGCTGCGGCCGTGA
- a CDS encoding SMP-30/gluconolactonase/LRE family protein: MAEAIAQAEPSATPTPELVWQLDALLGEGPAWMPDEGALWFVDIKGGKLHRFHPQTGTRETIETGGQPSFVVGCEDGGLIVGSDSCIHRVEAGRLGAVLAPIPQPAHNRTNDATVDASGRLWVATMDDHEERETGSLWCLEAGTLRHAGTSAVVTNGPAVTADGCTLYRVNSGERRITRHAMSDSGELDAGELFVQLKPSEGHPDGIVLDSENCIWVGLWDGWGVRRYAPDGTLLLHVPLPSARVTKVAFGGPDLKTVYVTTARIGLDEEALARQPLAGGLFAFAAPAPGLPLPKVRL, encoded by the coding sequence TTGGCTGAAGCTATCGCCCAAGCGGAACCGTCCGCGACGCCCACCCCCGAACTGGTCTGGCAACTGGACGCACTCCTCGGCGAAGGGCCGGCGTGGATGCCCGACGAGGGGGCGCTCTGGTTCGTCGACATCAAAGGCGGCAAGCTCCACCGCTTCCACCCGCAAACCGGCACGCGCGAGACGATCGAGACAGGCGGCCAGCCCAGCTTCGTCGTCGGCTGCGAAGATGGCGGGCTGATCGTCGGCTCCGACAGCTGCATTCATCGCGTCGAGGCAGGCCGCCTTGGCGCCGTTCTCGCACCGATCCCGCAGCCCGCGCACAATCGCACCAATGACGCGACGGTGGACGCGAGCGGGCGCTTGTGGGTAGCGACGATGGATGACCATGAGGAGCGAGAGACCGGATCGCTGTGGTGCCTGGAAGCGGGCACGCTACGCCATGCGGGAACCAGCGCCGTAGTCACCAACGGACCGGCGGTGACGGCGGACGGATGCACGCTCTACCGCGTGAACTCTGGCGAGCGGCGCATAACCCGCCATGCGATGAGCGACAGCGGCGAACTGGATGCCGGCGAGCTGTTCGTGCAGCTGAAGCCCAGCGAAGGTCACCCGGACGGCATCGTGCTCGACAGCGAGAACTGCATCTGGGTCGGGCTGTGGGACGGCTGGGGCGTGCGCCGCTATGCGCCGGACGGTACGCTGCTGCTGCACGTCCCCCTGCCCTCCGCGCGCGTGACCAAGGTCGCGTTCGGCGGCCCCGACCTGAAGACGGTCTACGTTACCACCGCCCGGATCGGACTGGACGAGGAGGCGCTTGCGCGTCAGCCGCTCGCCGGTGGCCTCTTCGCCTTCGCCGCGCCCGCGCCTGGACTGCCCCTGCCCAAAGTCCGCCTGTGA
- a CDS encoding 2-dehydro-3-deoxy-6-phosphogalactonate aldolase, which translates to MPTIDSLLAAGEPPIVAILRGLAPSDALAVGTALVDAGVRMIEVPLNSPDPFESIAALQRAFGGEALIGAGTVLDTASVERLAQTGARLMVTPNTSAPVIARGVELGLEVLPGFLSPSEAFAALAAGAQRLKLFPAGAQGTGYLRDVRAVLPTHVGVWAVGGVDAANAGEWLHAGCEGVALGSAVFKPGMAADEVGERARAVVAAWRSAR; encoded by the coding sequence TTGCCCACGATTGACAGCCTGCTGGCCGCGGGGGAGCCGCCGATCGTTGCCATCCTTCGCGGCCTTGCTCCCAGCGATGCGCTGGCGGTCGGCACCGCGCTTGTCGATGCAGGCGTGCGCATGATCGAAGTGCCGTTGAACTCGCCCGATCCGTTCGAGAGCATCGCGGCCTTGCAGCGGGCGTTCGGCGGAGAGGCGCTGATCGGCGCGGGAACCGTGCTGGACACCGCTTCGGTCGAGCGACTGGCCCAGACCGGCGCCCGCCTCATGGTGACGCCCAACACGTCGGCGCCGGTGATCGCCCGGGGCGTTGAACTCGGCCTGGAGGTCCTGCCTGGTTTCCTCAGTCCGAGCGAGGCGTTCGCAGCGCTTGCGGCAGGCGCCCAGCGGCTGAAGCTTTTCCCAGCCGGCGCACAGGGCACCGGCTACTTGCGCGACGTCCGGGCCGTGCTGCCCACGCACGTCGGTGTCTGGGCGGTCGGCGGCGTCGATGCCGCGAATGCCGGCGAATGGCTGCACGCGGGCTGCGAGGGCGTGGCGCTCGGCTCGGCGGTGTTCAAGCCGGGCATGGCCGCGGACGAGGTCGGCGAGCGGGCCCGCGCCGTTGTTGCCGCCTGGCGATCCGCGCGCTGA
- a CDS encoding GGDEF domain-containing protein, translating into MAEFPHVPRLAALNVETAVVLGSALAASLAAVRFQAFERFCHLVRRFEYMQLDEVMIIALVLSLAFLYLFIVRDLQVRRYIREMELQRTRAVRAAHVDELTGLPNRRALTERLRSIRCGAAADMTVLMLDLDGFKAVNDRHGHETGDDVLRCVADRLRHMSERWPGMLAARLGGDEFACVIQPGISGDALERLASNIVQELTAPMPQCGGATIGVSVGIASNANASNVGVLLRRADDAMYCAKRAGGSCFQMAQTLYSGSPLPSQALPA; encoded by the coding sequence ATGGCAGAGTTCCCGCACGTTCCACGGCTCGCGGCGCTGAACGTCGAAACTGCGGTCGTCCTCGGCAGCGCCTTGGCAGCATCGCTCGCCGCCGTGCGCTTCCAGGCATTCGAGCGGTTCTGCCATCTGGTGCGCCGGTTCGAGTACATGCAGCTCGACGAAGTGATGATCATCGCGCTCGTTCTCAGCCTTGCCTTTCTCTACCTGTTCATCGTGCGCGACCTGCAAGTGAGGCGCTACATCCGCGAGATGGAGTTGCAGCGCACGCGTGCTGTGCGCGCGGCCCATGTCGATGAGCTCACCGGATTGCCGAACCGTCGGGCTCTCACAGAGCGGCTGCGGAGCATTCGCTGCGGCGCGGCCGCCGACATGACCGTGCTGATGCTCGACCTCGATGGCTTCAAGGCCGTGAACGATCGGCATGGGCACGAGACAGGCGATGACGTCTTGCGCTGCGTGGCCGACAGGTTGCGACACATGTCCGAGCGTTGGCCCGGAATGCTTGCCGCCCGTCTCGGCGGCGACGAGTTCGCCTGCGTCATCCAGCCCGGCATATCTGGCGACGCTCTGGAGCGGCTCGCCAGCAACATCGTACAAGAGCTTACGGCACCGATGCCACAGTGCGGCGGCGCCACTATCGGGGTCTCGGTCGGGATCGCTTCGAACGCAAACGCAAGCAATGTCGGCGTGCTGCTGCGCCGGGCCGACGATGCGATGTACTGCGCCAAGCGCGCAGGAGGAAGTTGCTTCCAGATGGCGCAGACACTCTACAGCGGATCGCCGCTGCCGTCCCAAGCTTTACCTGCGTAG
- a CDS encoding transcriptional regulator, translating into MLVFLDFEASSLGKRSYPIEVGWVFEDGRSQSYLIRPAETWTDWDVEAEAIHGIARSELVAKGVAHDEVARQMVEDLSGHDLAASAPSWDGKWLSTLLRAAGLPRHSLRLRDSDDVLSESALTILAPVIGSDRLEQVVADVLASTDVHAPDWKPAHRALADAEEERSRWIAVKAAAQRIAAAA; encoded by the coding sequence ATGCTGGTGTTCCTGGACTTCGAAGCGTCATCGCTCGGCAAACGCAGCTATCCGATCGAGGTGGGTTGGGTCTTCGAAGACGGGCGCTCGCAATCCTACCTGATCCGCCCTGCCGAGACTTGGACGGATTGGGACGTGGAGGCCGAAGCCATCCACGGGATCGCTCGATCAGAACTCGTCGCCAAGGGCGTGGCGCACGACGAGGTCGCCCGGCAGATGGTGGAAGACCTGAGCGGACACGACTTGGCAGCGAGTGCGCCTTCGTGGGACGGCAAGTGGCTGAGCACCCTGCTGCGCGCCGCCGGCCTGCCGCGCCATAGTCTCCGCCTGCGAGACAGCGACGATGTCCTTAGCGAGAGTGCGCTGACCATTCTTGCGCCGGTGATCGGAAGCGATCGGCTCGAGCAAGTCGTCGCCGATGTTCTTGCGAGCACCGACGTGCATGCACCGGATTGGAAGCCGGCACACCGCGCGCTGGCGGACGCCGAGGAGGAGAGGTCACGCTGGATTGCTGTCAAGGCGGCCGCTCAGCGGATCGCCGCAGCCGCTTGA
- a CDS encoding carboxymuconolactone decarboxylase family protein, with translation MSLLEPRERTQRGLALQSELTGRTAAEPATLWQETWRDFIYAEVWSRPGLDRRARFLISLAASASNNGAPETIDNYVRGALTTGELSLAELREAALHVAVYCGWDKGGDLDAAITRVQDALGLDPVTLAPVRADPWDPQVRMEQGFAAFTDVMTFDGPPVGNGTPFLQDGILNFVFGEMWCRPGLDQRSRRFLTLVGVANSAAVIPIGSHFHAAMASGNCTAAELHEFVLQYAIHASWPRASVVQGVVFEQAAKIEKGLAWNG, from the coding sequence GTGAGCCTGCTCGAACCGCGTGAGCGGACGCAGCGTGGCCTAGCGCTCCAGAGCGAGCTGACCGGCAGGACGGCAGCGGAGCCCGCCACCTTGTGGCAGGAGACCTGGCGTGACTTCATCTATGCCGAAGTCTGGTCGCGGCCGGGGCTCGATCGGCGCGCGCGGTTCCTGATCTCGCTGGCGGCGTCGGCCAGCAACAACGGCGCACCCGAGACGATCGACAATTACGTGCGCGGCGCGCTGACCACCGGCGAGCTCTCGCTGGCGGAGCTGCGCGAGGCGGCGCTGCATGTCGCGGTGTACTGCGGCTGGGACAAGGGCGGCGACCTCGACGCGGCAATCACGCGTGTGCAGGACGCCCTCGGCCTCGATCCGGTGACGCTCGCTCCCGTGCGCGCCGACCCTTGGGACCCGCAGGTGCGGATGGAGCAGGGCTTTGCGGCGTTCACCGATGTCATGACCTTCGATGGTCCGCCGGTCGGCAACGGAACGCCCTTCCTGCAGGACGGCATCCTGAACTTCGTCTTCGGCGAGATGTGGTGCCGCCCCGGTCTGGACCAGCGCTCGCGCCGATTCCTGACTTTGGTGGGCGTAGCGAACTCGGCCGCGGTGATCCCGATCGGCAGCCACTTCCACGCCGCTATGGCGAGCGGCAACTGCACGGCCGCCGAGCTGCACGAATTCGTCCTGCAGTACGCAATCCATGCCAGCTGGCCGCGGGCATCGGTGGTGCAGGGCGTCGTCTTCGAGCAGGCGGCCAAGATCGAGAAGGGCCTGGCCTGGAACGGCTGA
- a CDS encoding 2-dehydro-3-deoxygalactonokinase: MSIRAEILGDWGTSNLRLWLRFGGAVAERRDGRGVGALAANAAQQLRDLTAAWREAYDISVIVLCGMAGARGGLHETGYVECPASAADWAGRAARTEIADTPVTIGSGLAFRDRDGRDDVMRGEETQVFGALRLHPELAIGRATMLLPGTHSKWVTLDGGRVTGLRTFITGELYALLSRSSLFATGGADESGHTDEEGFAQGMAEGRNAPGLTGSLFQARAGQLRQGRSAAWARSYLSGLLLASEVAQMQQLGMLPNQVTMIGAHALCERYRTVLASAGVATRLLDDEACTLAGLELILAHD, translated from the coding sequence GTGAGCATACGAGCGGAAATCCTGGGTGATTGGGGCACGAGCAACCTGCGCCTCTGGCTGCGCTTTGGTGGAGCCGTGGCTGAGCGGCGCGACGGCCGTGGCGTCGGAGCGCTAGCAGCCAATGCTGCGCAACAATTGAGGGACCTGACGGCAGCCTGGCGCGAGGCTTACGATATCAGCGTAATCGTCCTTTGCGGCATGGCCGGTGCGCGCGGTGGCCTGCACGAGACCGGCTACGTCGAGTGCCCGGCGAGCGCCGCGGACTGGGCGGGTCGGGCAGCCCGCACCGAGATCGCCGATACGCCCGTCACGATCGGCAGCGGCCTTGCCTTTCGAGATCGGGATGGCCGCGACGACGTCATGCGGGGCGAGGAAACGCAGGTGTTCGGCGCGCTGCGACTCCATCCCGAGTTGGCGATCGGCCGGGCGACGATGCTGCTGCCGGGCACCCACTCGAAGTGGGTCACGCTCGACGGTGGCCGCGTCACGGGCTTGCGCACCTTCATCACCGGCGAACTCTACGCGCTGCTCTCCCGTTCCAGCCTGTTTGCAACCGGTGGAGCAGACGAGAGCGGACACACTGACGAAGAAGGATTCGCGCAAGGCATGGCGGAGGGGCGCAATGCTCCCGGCCTGACCGGTAGCCTGTTCCAGGCGCGTGCTGGCCAGTTACGTCAGGGCCGCTCGGCGGCGTGGGCGCGCAGCTATCTGTCGGGCTTGCTGCTCGCCTCCGAGGTGGCGCAAATGCAGCAACTCGGCATGCTGCCAAACCAAGTCACCATGATCGGCGCGCACGCCTTGTGCGAGCGCTACCGCACTGTCCTTGCATCGGCTGGCGTGGCCACCCGCCTGCTTGACGACGAAGCCTGTACTTTAGCCGGACTGGAACTGATCCTTGCCCACGATTGA
- a CDS encoding SDR family NAD(P)-dependent oxidoreductase, whose amino-acid sequence MSIKIDMTGKVAVVTGAASGLGRAVALSLAGAGAQLCLVDLNPEGLEETRGLLGAAGGEARVHVADLSEPAACAGAITAAVDAFGRLHALCNVAGVIYLANSHEMPEALWARTIAVNLTAPFLLSQAAIPHLLEAQGAIVNVASSAAFIGEAYAAAYCASKAGIVNMTKAMAMEYQRKPIRINAVAPGGMITNIAKDFRPPEGCDFDLLKRYTGFRGTVEVEDVAEMIALLASDAGRGFHGSCVTIDAGITAG is encoded by the coding sequence ATGAGCATCAAGATCGACATGACCGGCAAAGTGGCGGTGGTCACCGGCGCTGCGTCGGGACTTGGCCGCGCGGTTGCGCTCAGCCTTGCCGGTGCGGGCGCGCAGCTGTGCCTGGTGGACCTGAACCCGGAAGGGCTGGAGGAAACGCGCGGGCTGCTCGGTGCTGCTGGCGGCGAGGCGAGGGTGCATGTGGCGGACTTGTCCGAGCCTGCGGCGTGCGCAGGGGCGATCACCGCGGCTGTCGATGCGTTCGGCCGGCTCCATGCGCTGTGCAACGTGGCGGGCGTCATCTACCTCGCCAACTCTCACGAGATGCCCGAGGCGCTGTGGGCGCGCACGATCGCGGTGAACCTGACCGCGCCGTTCCTGCTTTCGCAAGCAGCGATCCCGCATTTGCTCGAAGCCCAGGGCGCGATCGTCAACGTCGCCTCGTCCGCCGCGTTCATCGGTGAGGCTTACGCCGCCGCCTACTGCGCCAGCAAGGCAGGCATCGTCAACATGACCAAGGCGATGGCGATGGAGTACCAGCGCAAGCCGATCCGCATCAACGCAGTGGCGCCGGGCGGCATGATCACCAACATCGCCAAGGACTTCCGACCGCCTGAAGGCTGCGACTTCGATCTCCTGAAGCGCTACACCGGCTTTCGCGGTACCGTGGAGGTCGAGGACGTGGCCGAGATGATCGCGCTGCTCGCCTCCGACGCGGGGCGCGGCTTCCATGGTTCGTGCGTCACCATCGACGCCGGCATCACTGCGGGCTGA
- a CDS encoding aldehyde dehydrogenase codes for MGFRDPDAEALPRFPNIIGGQREESGSGQRIPHIYPATGKVTREIGMASAGDVDRAVAAARAAFPAWRAMPGDKRRDLMFKVAALFEAKSSDFVPSLVSENGSVAMVAPYMGYDAAQKFRYFGGWCDKIHGRTIPMWGGPAHDYVAFEPYGVVGVIVPWNGPLFAATMVIAPALAAGNCIVLKSPDLAPYSVMKLVEMLHEAGVPDGVANLVTGAADVGEAMVAHPGIDKIEFIGSGATATKVLTSAARSLKPVGLELGGKSAVIVFNDADLMTAAKKGLSGAISSNGQGCVNGTRLLVQRGVYDQYLQIIGAMADHVQAGDPFEASTVLGPVISQTALDRIQGMVDRGIGAGGRIVAGGKRLEGDHADGFFLPVTVLADVPNACEIAQNEVFGPVLVATPFDTEDEAIALANDTEYGLGAYVHTQNLRRGHHVARELQAGMIHVNGAGEAMQPNAPFGGFKKSGHGRLGGVEGLHEFLQPKNIWMSMAASEAGQ; via the coding sequence ATGGGTTTCAGAGATCCGGACGCGGAGGCGCTGCCGCGCTTCCCCAACATTATCGGCGGACAGCGCGAAGAAAGCGGCTCCGGCCAACGTATCCCGCACATCTACCCCGCGACCGGCAAGGTCACGCGTGAGATCGGGATGGCCAGCGCCGGCGACGTCGATCGCGCCGTCGCCGCCGCCAGGGCAGCCTTCCCGGCCTGGCGGGCGATGCCTGGAGACAAGCGCCGCGACCTGATGTTCAAGGTCGCCGCGCTGTTCGAGGCGAAATCATCGGACTTCGTGCCCAGCCTCGTTTCCGAAAACGGCTCGGTGGCGATGGTCGCGCCCTACATGGGCTACGACGCGGCGCAGAAGTTCCGGTACTTCGGCGGCTGGTGCGACAAGATCCATGGCCGCACGATCCCGATGTGGGGCGGCCCGGCGCACGACTACGTGGCGTTCGAACCCTACGGCGTGGTCGGCGTGATCGTGCCTTGGAATGGTCCGCTGTTCGCCGCGACGATGGTGATCGCGCCGGCGCTCGCGGCCGGCAACTGCATCGTCCTCAAGTCGCCCGATCTGGCGCCCTACAGCGTGATGAAGCTCGTCGAGATGCTGCACGAGGCAGGCGTGCCGGACGGCGTCGCCAACCTGGTGACCGGCGCTGCCGACGTCGGCGAGGCTATGGTCGCGCACCCCGGCATCGACAAGATCGAGTTCATCGGCTCGGGCGCGACCGCCACCAAGGTCCTGACCAGCGCGGCGCGTTCGCTGAAGCCGGTCGGGTTGGAGTTGGGCGGCAAGTCGGCGGTGATCGTGTTTAACGACGCGGACCTGATGACCGCCGCAAAGAAGGGCCTGAGCGGCGCGATTTCGTCGAACGGCCAGGGCTGCGTCAACGGGACCCGGCTGCTGGTGCAGCGCGGCGTCTACGATCAGTACCTGCAGATCATCGGCGCCATGGCCGACCACGTGCAGGCCGGCGATCCGTTCGAAGCATCGACCGTGCTCGGCCCGGTGATCAGCCAGACCGCGCTCGACCGCATCCAGGGCATGGTCGACCGCGGGATCGGCGCCGGTGGGCGCATCGTTGCAGGCGGCAAGCGGCTGGAGGGCGATCATGCCGACGGCTTCTTCCTGCCGGTGACCGTCCTCGCCGACGTGCCGAACGCCTGCGAAATCGCGCAGAACGAGGTCTTCGGGCCCGTGCTGGTGGCAACGCCCTTCGACACCGAGGACGAGGCGATCGCGCTGGCCAACGACACCGAATATGGACTGGGCGCCTACGTGCACACCCAGAACCTGCGGCGCGGCCACCATGTGGCGCGCGAGCTGCAGGCGGGCATGATCCACGTCAACGGCGCGGGCGAGGCGATGCAGCCCAATGCTCCGTTCGGCGGCTTCAAGAAGAGCGGCCACGGCCGGCTGGGCGGCGTCGAGGGCCTGCACGAGTTCCTTCAGCCCAAGAACATCTGGATGAGCATGGCCGCTTCGGAGGCTGGCCAGTGA
- a CDS encoding NAD(P)-dependent oxidoreductase, protein MVTVGFIGLGSQGGPMAERIVAAGFPLVVWARRAEALEPFVAKGARAAGSVTELGERCDVVGICVVDDAGVAAICDELIPAMKRGSCLVIHSTILPDSCAALAQRCAEEGIAFLDAPVSGGGPGAAAGTLAVMCGGAPEAFALAKPVLATFGATIVLLGKAGAGQRAKIVNNALMAANMGLAHAAAQAGEALGLDRAALLGLIKVSSGRSFGFEVYARLPTPEAFSHGAPLLVKDVALLKTTLPDDPGAEALRVAAAPFLSAAVGASKESAS, encoded by the coding sequence ATGGTCACCGTCGGTTTCATCGGTCTCGGCAGCCAGGGCGGCCCCATGGCGGAGCGCATCGTCGCCGCGGGCTTTCCACTCGTAGTCTGGGCTCGCCGTGCCGAGGCGCTGGAGCCGTTCGTCGCCAAGGGCGCCCGAGCCGCCGGGAGCGTCACCGAACTGGGCGAGCGGTGCGACGTGGTCGGCATCTGCGTGGTCGACGATGCCGGCGTCGCGGCGATCTGCGACGAGCTGATCCCGGCCATGAAGCGGGGCAGCTGCCTCGTCATCCACTCGACGATCCTTCCCGATAGCTGCGCGGCGCTTGCCCAGCGGTGCGCCGAGGAGGGCATCGCCTTCCTCGATGCGCCCGTCAGCGGTGGCGGCCCTGGAGCGGCGGCGGGCACGCTGGCAGTCATGTGCGGCGGCGCGCCCGAGGCTTTCGCCTTGGCCAAGCCGGTGTTGGCAACTTTCGGCGCCACCATCGTCCTGCTCGGCAAGGCGGGCGCGGGACAGCGGGCCAAGATCGTCAACAATGCGTTGATGGCAGCCAACATGGGTCTGGCGCACGCGGCCGCCCAGGCAGGCGAGGCGCTGGGGCTGGACCGCGCGGCGCTGCTCGGTCTGATCAAGGTCAGCAGCGGACGCAGCTTCGGCTTCGAGGTCTATGCGCGCCTGCCGACGCCTGAGGCCTTCTCGCACGGAGCGCCGCTGCTGGTGAAGGATGTCGCCTTGCTCAAGACGACACTGCCCGACGATCCCGGAGCCGAGGCGCTGCGAGTTGCGGCCGCACCGTTCCTCTCAGCCGCCGTTGGCGCAAGCAAGGAGTCCGCATCATGA
- a CDS encoding GntR family transcriptional regulator produces MQATAERLRHRIFACPPNQQIGSLPELARECGVGIVTIQQAARILEHEGVLEVRRGPGGGYYGRRPNLGDLERILSAYCQSEPTSWREVLDITSLLFNRLCAAAARCDDPGLHAELRQLAAQIGACTDGALLGDFETRLQELLFRMVRRPLFELLTHVALGTAQSAKTGEAMRDLFGLEQWKESRAGIIAAILAKDPALAHFQADRLNRQALVKLCGLEDY; encoded by the coding sequence GTGCAGGCGACGGCCGAGCGGCTGCGGCATCGGATCTTCGCCTGCCCACCCAACCAGCAGATCGGCTCTCTGCCCGAGCTTGCCCGCGAGTGCGGAGTCGGCATCGTCACCATCCAGCAGGCCGCGCGCATTCTGGAGCATGAAGGCGTGCTGGAGGTGCGGCGTGGGCCTGGAGGCGGTTATTACGGTCGCCGACCGAACCTGGGCGATCTGGAGCGCATCCTGAGCGCTTATTGTCAGAGCGAACCCACCTCCTGGCGGGAAGTGCTCGACATTACGTCGCTGCTGTTCAACCGGCTGTGCGCGGCCGCCGCACGCTGTGACGATCCGGGGCTGCACGCCGAATTGCGACAACTGGCGGCCCAGATCGGGGCATGCACCGACGGAGCGCTGCTCGGCGACTTTGAGACGCGGCTCCAGGAATTGCTGTTCCGCATGGTGCGCCGCCCCTTGTTCGAGCTGTTGACGCATGTGGCGCTGGGCACCGCGCAGAGTGCGAAGACCGGCGAGGCGATGCGCGATCTCTTCGGTCTCGAGCAGTGGAAGGAAAGCCGCGCGGGCATCATCGCCGCGATCCTCGCCAAAGATCCCGCCCTCGCGCACTTTCAGGCCGATCGCTTGAACCGTCAGGCGCTGGTCAAGCTCTGTGGCCTTGAAGATTACTGA